The window aataataaaaaacaagaaaaataattactctataaataaaataattttttattatttgctcATTCTCTTTTTTCACTCAATTTTTGAAGTAAATTATAAAGTAGAAATGAAAATATCCTAATAACCGCATATAAATcaagggatttttgcaaaattgacctacaacttaaagtcaaacacaaaactaacctccatttttttgaaaattggttttgccctattcaccccacaagttcatataatttacgaaaatgtcatcaatttttttttttttttcgaaaatgacatttttactctctcaccctcatcatcttcaagtaattacaagattgccattgtcatcaataccacaaccaccatgaacaaccaatttgaagctcttagagctcccaaaatcgatttacccttcttctttttccattcttgtgaactaaacacaacatatctctcactttctctccacaatgagctaaaaaacccaagattttgattctaaaatttttatggttcatagagtcatagaagctaacgattatgggtgggtgactttcgtttgtgattctgtgtgcttggagaagccttatgtatgctaaagaacttatctcaccaatttaaggtatgacatcgagtttttttccagatctgttcgtcagacgacttacttgggaagtcgtctggctgtagacgacttacctttcagtcgtctggctgtagacaacttacctggaagtcgtctggtcaacgcagaggttatttttgcaattgactttgaaatctgtaacctgagacgactgaaagttaagtcgtctactattgtttggtttcaaaaaaaattccaaagaacctagacgacttacatttcagtcgtcataggttagttttgcatttgactggataatttcagaagtttgacttccccagacgacttacatttcagtcgtctggcgaaaattaaaatataatatttttttaaagtaaacgacttacaattaagtagtcataggttagttttgcaattgaaaaaaaaaacttcaagatttaattatacacagacgacttataattcagtcgtccaccagacgacttaattgtaagtcgtcgaGGTCTTTTTTCcaagattctggtcaaacctcgtaaatcctggacgacttacatttcagtcgtctcgtggacgactgaattataagtcgtctgtatataattaaatcttgaagtttttttttcaattgcaaaactaacctatgacgacttaactgtaagtcgtctacttttaaaaaaatattattattttaattttcactagacgactgaaatgtaagtcgtccaaaaagtcaaacttctgaaataatccagtcaaatgcaaaactaacctctgacgactgaaatgtaagtcgtctagcttttttggagttttttttaaccaaacaatagtagacgacttaactttgagtcgtccgaaataacagatttcaaagtcaattgcaaaaataacctctgcgttgaccagacgacatatagtttagtcgtctagacaacttagattgaagtcatccgcgtcttctccactagttttaaagtcttctacgttagtttttgaataacttgtatttttaagagtgataagtaacttcaagatatgtaaaactcatatttacaaaatatgttctctcccttagttttactaaatttgactaagtttttcaatgcaaacttataaaaaatatgatatgctttgactagttactattgtttgtttccttcTCTTACCaaaattcttgtttattaagatgagaaaaaggccattggagtttattattgcatatgagagatccaaagataagaaaaaggctactgaagtctattatttcattgatttgtaaatgtgtaaacacattgttagcacatttaatacatcttggaaaacattattactgattttacaaaaaattcacaactaaaagagtatacatgcaattcacaaaacagaccacaaacaaaactattatagatcattcatctacaaagacaagcttggattccacttgagtggacaagaccagacaacttttaagaagtccagacgacttctaagaagtccagacgacttccaggaagttcagacgactttgccagaagacttttaggaagttcagacgactttacaggaagtccagacgacttttaggaagtccagacgacttccagacgacttccagacgacttccagacgactaacaagtaagtcgtcccagaagtcttccagatctgaaaaacctgcatattaaatccagatctgaaaaacctgcatattcaaaaacgttcaaatggcttaaaaacagaaaaaatgaaaggaagattagataaatctacctttacagaacacacaaaaatacatatctaaaaataatagatctacctttaaattagtggaagaagagtaccatctaattaaaaacctgcaaaaaaaaaaatagattagtaacaaagacatgagacaaaattgaaaaattcatataaagtttggtgttttcaagtcaaagagattagagtgggtttggaaagttttagtttgggaaaaaagtaagaactttatacaacaagaagttaccaaatgaagaaaaatcagacataagaacttaccaaaacgcccagaaaaatccagacgacttcctggaagtccagacgacttcctggaagtccagacgacttccaagaagtccagacgacttctagacgacttccagacgactaacaggtaagtcgtcccagaagtcttccagatctgaaaaacctgcacatcaaatccagatctgaaaaacctgcacatccaaaaacgttcaaatgacttaaaaaatagagaaaatgagtggaagattagataaatctacatttatagaacacacaaaaatacatatctaaaattaatagatctacctctaaattagtggaagatgagtaccatttgattaaaaacctgcaaaagagatagattagtaagaaatacatgagacaaaactgaaaaattcatataaagtttggtgttttcaagtcaaagagattagagagaggttggagagttttagaatgatgaacattacatttttgttgcagccatttgagaggaggagagagaatgtgtaaatttttctttatatagggagacacaaaatccaattagattaaatatttttgactcagatgacttcctggacgacttacatttcagtcgtctggtgaagaaattaaaacagacgacttacatgtaagtcgtccagaagagtttaatatttttagcgggaaattaaatattttttagcgggaaactaaaatagaaaactttccagacgacttacaagtaagtcgtctggacgactgaaatatacgtcgtccgggtaaattattcaacagacgactgaaatataagtcgtccaaaccctaaacataacccctaaacttaattatctaattaaacacttcataaaaccaaatcaaacttgaaaagtgtttactatacacagaaataaacacatataggtgaaaactaatttttgaaaaaaacattttagttttccaaaatctaaccctaacaatacatacaatactgcaacatatgtttgccaaactcctaaactaaagtatttcatgattcactacttccactcatctatcttcaaaacaaatcaattttatcatttcttaatttatatcagttaaaactatttataattacttgatttttattttttacgcatcaaaatatttttttacaagatttataaattatttttaaaataaactggtaccagacgacttacacttcagtcgtccagacgacttccaacatctcagacgactcagatgatttactggggctatattcgtaaaaatggcttctgtttttttgtttggtcacaaggggctgagctgtaatttcactaggcttttagattagttttgcatttgattcaagtttgggtatagatttgggattaaaatcaagttgtgggttagttttggcaaaaatccCATAAATCAATCTCGAAATTTGAATTTAATATGCTAAATATCACTAAATAAACCtcgtaaaataaatatatatcactaAAATAACCTCGTAAAATAATATActgaatataatatatataggcGGCACAATACAAATAGTTAGTTAGAGGAATCTACATTAAGCAGCAAGAAGTATGTTGCCTTTTgtcaatttaatttaaaatcctGCAGCAGTGCACCTCCACCAATGTTTTCTTTCCTCATAAAATGATTAATTGGTAGGAATAACTCTTTGACTTAcatttttttagaaagaaattgcaaatatatttttcttgtgAGCTTCATCAATATAACAAACAGAAAATTTGtagaaaacagaacaaaaatcTTGCAAATAAGGGGCAGAATGactttgtaaattaatatatatatatatatatatatatatatatatatatatatatatatatatctagttGAAATTTTCAGAAtgaatatgtatataataaaatacatgGAGCCAAATAGGTGGcagagtaaaataaaataattaataagaggATACGTTAAGCAGCAAGAAGTATGTTGCCTTTTGGacaattaatttaaaatcacaCAGCTAGCACATCAGTTTAACACCTCCACCAATTATTTCTTTCCTGATATAATGATTTACGGAAGATAACTCTTTGACTTAGAAATTTTAgaaacatattttgaaaaaaaaaataaaaaaatttgagcTTCATCAAAGTACTAAAcagatttttttaaacaaaaacaaaacaaaaataatgcaACTCGTTATTTGTGTGTGTAATGAGCAATACCTAAAGAACAAATATAATTcatggctgattttttttttaccacagTGAAGTTATAAATAAGTTTCTCCATAATTCAGTAGAAGGAGATCCACGCGATATCAAAGGCAATGATATTGCTAATCAACaattaaggaaacaataaaacaaaaaaaaaagaagaaaataaatattaaattcatTAAGGAAAAGGGGTGATAAATGGAGAGTCTACGCGTTGGGACCCACAAAAACTAAACGGCGAAGACATTCTTCGTTTCATTGGTATATAAACAGGACTCGTATCGACTCTGCAACACACAGCCTGCTTCACCTGATTCTCCTTCTTACTCCTTTCTTGTCGGAATCCGTATGATCGAGTGAAACGGTCGACACAGCTGTCGTTTTAGTGCTACTTCTCAGGCGCCATTTGAAAGGTTTCTTACGTGAAGAAAGGGAGAGATGTCGAGTCTTGAGAATATCAAGAACGAGACTGTTGATCTGGTAACAATTTTTTACATCTCTCTGTTTATGATCATCATGCCCaatggatatttttttttttaaccgggtgcattattataaattttgaatcaGCCCCGACCAAGTTCTTTGTTTTAAAGACGAGCATTTCTCTTTCTGAGCATCTTTCTTGTGCACGTGAATATCTGAATAGCTTCAAACTGTTTAtctcattgatttttttttttttgcaggagaAAGTTCCAATAGAGGAAGTTTTCCAGCAGCTAAAATGTACGAAGGAAGGTTTGACGACTCAGGAAGGGGAAGCCAGAGTTCAGATCTTTGGCTTGAACAAGCTCGAAGAGAAGAAGGTCtttaacttcttcttctttttttttttttttgctatttgcattttgagtttttgtttgtttactgAAATGTCTTTTTGCACAATGAATGTTTACAGGAAAGCAAGATTCTCAAGTTTTTGGGGTTTATGTGGAATCCTCTTTCATGGGTCATGGAAGCTGCTGCGATCATGGCTATTGCTTTGGCCAACGGTGATGGTAGGCCTCCGGATTGGCAGGACTTTGTCGGTATCATATGTCTTCTCGTCATCAACTCTACCATCAGTTTCATCGAAGAGAACAACGCCGGTAACGCCGCTGCTGCTCTCATGGCCGGTCTTGCTCCTAAAACCAAGGTTTGTCATAAGATAATGCTTTGTGAAGTTGGTACTGTTAAATTCGAACTTATCATACGgacttccaacttaaaatcaatCGAAGATAACTAGATGGTTCTATCCTTTTATAtactaattaattatttttccaACTATAGAATAAAACTTTTTATTGTGATGTTTCTCTGTTTTCAGGTTCTTAGGGATGGGAAATGGAGTGAACAAGAAGCTGCTATTCTTGTCCCTGGAGATATCGTTAGCATTAAACTTGGAGACATCATCCCTGCTGATGCTCGTCTTCTCGAAGGTGATCCTTTAAAGGTTGACCAGTCTGCTCTTACCGGAGAGTCCCTCCCAGTGACCAAGCACCCTGGTCAAGGAGTTTTCTCTGGCTCAACCTGTAAACAAGGAGAGATCGAGGCCGTTGTTATCGCCACAGGTGTTCACACCTTCTTCGGTAAAGCTGCTCATCTTGTGGACAGCACAAACCAAGTTGGACATTTCCAGAAGGTTCTCACAGCCATTGGGAACTTTTGTATCTGTTCCATTGCCATCGGTATGGTGATTGAGATTCTCGTCATGTACCCTATCCAACGCCGAAAGTACAGAGACGGGATTGATAATCTCTTGGTCCTATTGATCGGTGGTATCCCTATTGCTATGCCTACGGTCTTGTCTGTCACCATGGCTATTGGCTCTCACAAGCTTGCTCAGCAAGGTGCCATCACCAAGCGTATGACTGCCATTGAGGAAATGGCTGGGATGGATGTGCTGTGCAGTGACAAAACCGGGACGCTAACTCTCAACAAACTGAGTGTAGATAAAAACTTAGTGGAGGTTTTCTGCAAGGGTGTGGAGAAAGACCAAGTTCTTTTGTTTGCGGCTATGGCTTCAAGAATTGAGAACCAGGACGCCATCGATGCAGCCATGGTTGGGATGCTTGCTGATCCAAAGGAGGCCCGAGCTGGAATTAGAGAAGTTCACTTCCTTCCGTTCAACCCTACTGATAAGAGAACTGCTTTGACTTACATCGACTCTAGCGGTAACTGGCACAGAGTCAGTAAAGGTGCTCCTGAGCAGATTCTTGAACTTTGTAAAGCCAGCAATGACCTTAGCAAGAGGGTGCTCGATATTATCGAAAAGTATGCCGAGCGTGGTCTTAGGTCGTTAGCTGTTTCTCGCCAGGTACTTAACTTGTTTGCTTTGATGATACTTGTTAGTTTCAATAACATATATTCATTTATTTGTGTTCCCATCTCCTTTGTTTAGACGGTGCCAGAGAAAACAAAGGAAAGCCTTGGTAGCCGATGGGAGTTTGTTGGCTTGTTGCCACTATTTGATCCCCCAAGACATGACAGTGCTGAAACCATTCGAAGGGCTTTGCATCTTGGTGTTAACGTCAAGATGATCACTGGTAATAATCATGCCACACTCTTCAATCTTGTTATTAGGGAAAAATATCTCACATCAGAAGAAGTCGGAAATAATCTTATATAATAtgtgttaatatatttattaccaATTGTTTTTGAGTTGGAAACCCGTCTTGTCCTGGTAACTAAACACATTTTCATTTCCCCACTAACATTCTCTTGGATGATGCATGTGGCCAGGTGACCAACTTGCTATTGGAAAGGAAACTGGTCGCAGACTTGGAATGGGAACAAACATGTACCCGTCCTCGGCTCTTCTCGGTAACCACAAGGACCCAGCACTTGCCAATATTCCTGTTGAGGACTTGATCGAACAGGCTGATGGTTTTGCTGGAGTCTTCCCAGgttattatcttttatttataattatgtcAATGCAAAGGTGGTTGGATACCTTAGATCTAAGCTTCTTTGCTTTGGACACTGCAGAGCACAAATACGAAATCGTGAAGAAGTTGCAAGAGAGGAAGCATATTGTTGGAATGACTGGTGATGGTGTCAATGATGCTCCTGCTTTGAAGAAAGCTGATATTGGTATTGCTGTCGATGATGCTACGGACGCGGCTCGGGGTGCTTCAGATATCGTTCTCACTGAGCCTGGACTCAGCGTTATCATCAGTGCTGTCCTCACCAGCAGAGCTATTTTCCAGAGAATGAAGAACTATACTATATATGCGGTCTCAATCACAATCCGTATTGTGCTTGGTTTCATGCTTATTGCTTTGATATGGAAGTTTGACTTCTCAGCATTTATGGTTCTGATCATTGCCATTCTTAACGATGGTGAGCAACACTTTCCCTTATTGTTTAAATCTTCAAatctcttatttatttatttattttgacaaAAATCAAATCTCTTATTTATAGATCTTATGTGTGTTTTATAGGTACCATCATGACAATTTCAAAGGACAGAGTCACGCCATCTCCCACACCTGACAGCTGGAAACTTAGAGAAATTTTTGCTACTGGGGTTGTGCTTGGAAGCTACCTAGCCGTCATGACTGTTGTTTTCTTCTGGTTGGCAAACGAGACAGACTTTTTCTCggtaataatataatataacatgtcTTCTTTTCTAAGTGTATAGACTTGTAAACTAACTTTCACTTTCTTCGCAGAACGTGTTTGGTGTGAGGTCCATCAAGGGTAATGAGCACGAGTTAATGAGTGCATTGTATCTACAAGTTAGTATCATTAGTCAAGCTCTAATCTTCGTCACAAGATCAAGGAGTTGGTCGTTTGTTGAACGTCCTGGAGCGTTGCTGATGATTGCTTTCCTCATTGCACAACTGGTAAGAAGATCATAATCAATACTACACATTTTGAGGGTAGTGAAAGGTCACAAACGAACATGTTTCTTCCAAATGCAGGTTGCCACTTTGATTGCGGTCTACGCCAACTGGGAGTTCGCAGAGGTTAGAGGTATTGGATGGGGATGGGCTGGAGTTATATGGCTATACAGTATTATAACATACTTCCCACTGGACATTCTCAAGTTTGCCATTCGCTACATCTTGAGTGGAAAGGCTTGGCTCAACATGACTGAGAACAGGACGGCTTTAACGACCAAGAAAGGTTTCGGAAAAGAAGAGAGGGAGGCTCAGTGGGCAGTTGCTCAGAGGACACTTCACGGTTTGCAGCCAAAAGAACCTGTTCACATCATTCCTGAGCAAGGAACTTACAGAGAATTGTCTGAGATTGCTGAGCAAGCCAAGAGAAGAGCTGAGATCGCTAGGTATATTAAACCTTTTATCTTAACCTTTTTAAGTATTACCGATTCTTTGACTGGGACTAAACACTAACTGAATGTTTTTATATGTTAACAGGCTTAGGGAGCTGCACACACTCAAGGGACATGTGGAATCAGTAGCGAAGCTAAAGGGTTTGGACATTGAAACTCCAGGACATTACACAGTGTAATTTACACTGTCTAGTCACGCAAAGAAGAGCAAACCAAACATATGATTGATCTTTTTCCCTTGTttctgttttctatattttttatccTTTTC of the Brassica rapa cultivar Chiifu-401-42 chromosome A03, CAAS_Brap_v3.01, whole genome shotgun sequence genome contains:
- the LOC103861935 gene encoding ATPase 2, plasma membrane-type isoform X2 translates to MSSLENIKNETVDLEKVPIEEVFQQLKCTKEGLTTQEGEARVQIFGLNKLEEKKESKILKFLGFMWNPLSWVMEAAAIMAIALANGDGRPPDWQDFVGIICLLVINSTISFIEENNAGNAAAALMAGLAPKTKVLRDGKWSEQEAAILVPGDIVSIKLGDIIPADARLLEGDPLKVDQSALTGESLPVTKHPGQGVFSGSTCKQGEIEAVVIATGVHTFFGKAAHLVDSTNQVGHFQKVLTAIGNFCICSIAIGMVIEILVMYPIQRRKYRDGIDNLLVLLIGGIPIAMPTVLSVTMAIGSHKLAQQGAITKRMTAIEEMAGMDVLCSDKTGTLTLNKLSVDKNLVEVFCKGVEKDQVLLFAAMASRIENQDAIDAAMVGMLADPKEARAGIREVHFLPFNPTDKRTALTYIDSSGNWHRVSKGAPEQILELCKASNDLSKRVLDIIEKYAERGLRSLAVSRQTVPEKTKESLGSRWEFVGLLPLFDPPRHDSAETIRRALHLGVNVKMITGDQLAIGKETGRRLGMGTNMYPSSALLGNHKDPALANIPVEDLIEQADGFAGVFPEHKYEIVKKLQERKHIVGMTGDGVNDAPALKKADIGIAVDDATDAARGASDIVLTEPGLSVIISAVLTSRAIFQRMKNYTIYAVSITIRIVLGFMLIALIWKFDFSAFMVLIIAILNDGTIMTISKDRVTPSPTPDSWKLREIFATGVVLGSYLAVMTVVFFWLANETDFFSNVFGVRSIKGNEHELMSALYLQVSIISQALIFVTRSRSWSFVERPGALLMIAFLIAQLVATLIAVYANWEFAEVRGIGWGWAGVIWLYSIITYFPLDILKFAIRYILSGKAWLNMTENRTALTTKKGFGKEEREAQWAVAQRTLHGLQPKEPVHIIPEQGTYRELSEIAEQAKRRAEIARLRELHTLKGHVESVAKLKGLDIETPGHYTV
- the LOC103861935 gene encoding ATPase 2, plasma membrane-type isoform X1 — encoded protein: MSSLENIKNETVDLEKVPIEEVFQQLKCTKEGLTTQEGEARVQIFGLNKLEEKKESKILKFLGFMWNPLSWVMEAAAIMAIALANGDGRPPDWQDFVGIICLLVINSTISFIEENNAGNAAAALMAGLAPKTKVLRDGKWSEQEAAILVPGDIVSIKLGDIIPADARLLEGDPLKVDQSALTGESLPVTKHPGQGVFSGSTCKQGEIEAVVIATGVHTFFGKAAHLVDSTNQVGHFQKVLTAIGNFCICSIAIGMVIEILVMYPIQRRKYRDGIDNLLVLLIGGIPIAMPTVLSVTMAIGSHKLAQQGAITKRMTAIEEMAGMDVLCSDKTGTLTLNKLSVDKNLVEVFCKGVEKDQVLLFAAMASRIENQDAIDAAMVGMLADPKEARAGIREVHFLPFNPTDKRTALTYIDSSGNWHRVSKGAPEQILELCKASNDLSKRVLDIIEKYAERGLRSLAVSRQTVPEKTKESLGSRWEFVGLLPLFDPPRHDSAETIRRALHLGVNVKMITGDQLAIGKETGRRLGMGTNMYPSSALLGNHKDPALANIPVEDLIEQADGFAGVFPGYYLLFIIMSMQRWLDTLDLSFFALDTAEHKYEIVKKLQERKHIVGMTGDGVNDAPALKKADIGIAVDDATDAARGASDIVLTEPGLSVIISAVLTSRAIFQRMKNYTIYAVSITIRIVLGFMLIALIWKFDFSAFMVLIIAILNDGTIMTISKDRVTPSPTPDSWKLREIFATGVVLGSYLAVMTVVFFWLANETDFFSNVFGVRSIKGNEHELMSALYLQVSIISQALIFVTRSRSWSFVERPGALLMIAFLIAQLVATLIAVYANWEFAEVRGIGWGWAGVIWLYSIITYFPLDILKFAIRYILSGKAWLNMTENRTALTTKKGFGKEEREAQWAVAQRTLHGLQPKEPVHIIPEQGTYRELSEIAEQAKRRAEIARLRELHTLKGHVESVAKLKGLDIETPGHYTV